The following nucleotide sequence is from Vigna unguiculata cultivar IT97K-499-35 unplaced genomic scaffold, ASM411807v1 contig_465, whole genome shotgun sequence.
GGAAGGCTTTGATTTGAGAAACATGAAAATGTGTGTTGAAATTGCATAAAACGAAAGAGGGTTGGAAAATGGCGATGTACGGCCACCAACTAAACTTGTGTGAAATGAATGGTTGAATAGGAGTTGCCCCCACAAAAGTACATGAAGACACTGTTGAGACGATGTGTAGGGTGGTTTCTACAACCTTTAATCAATGACATTAATATAGCATGATGACTATTGCAATGCCAAGACCTTGaaatttaaccctaaaaaataaaaagggttTCTCATCATAGTAATGGAAACAGTGTGCATATACTACTTTGCTCCTTGATGCATGGAGCATTTATTGATGATCCAGCTACTTGTGTCATCTCCTCCTTTATGTCAATTTCTTCTTTATCATATACTACAAAATTCGTGGCATCTACCCTTCCTAACTTCTACTAAATGTAGGCCACAAAAATTAGATCATGCCTTATAACCACCACCTTCCATTCATTTTGTTGCTTAAAAAACTAAATACGCAAATTAGCATTTAATTCTATCCATTTGTTACTTGGATTGAACTTCAATtttattggtgttgtatctttATGATAAACttcttttgaaatatttgttattatttcaatattatttttatgtcgTGTTTTCAaagtatattaattttgatgtattaataaaatttttagtatattttaaaacattagaaTAATTGCATGTCAAAAGTAcgaataatacaaaaaaattcgTAATTTGAAGTCAGTTTAATTGCTCAAAAATTTGGATTCTCGGTTGAACTTTTTTTGTACTGTTTTTCTACTGTATTTTTATAacacattaattatcattaatttcaacagattaaaatatattttaatgttcagAAAATAACAACATTCAAACAACAGAGAATCTGGTTGTAAAAGAAAAGATAGGTTGctgattttaaaaaactaaGTGACATCATTTTTATAGTCTATTAAATTGCATTGACTCGCTAACACatgatttttgaaagaaaaccCCCACAGCCTTTCCATTATTGCTCAACTTGGAAGTTAGATACATCAATATAATTGTTATCACAGTTACTTTTAGACGAAAATGGAGTCTGGCATGTGATTTTATAGTTGAAAAGTTTCTATTATTTTCATAGTCGAATTTTTATCGTTGTCGTACGAACTTTCACTTATAAACATGTACAATCTGTGCATGAGATTATAGGCAAAGTAATTTAGGTAAAAGAACTTCTTAATAAACCTCTTTAAAAGGTTTATAAGaagaaaacttaaatattttttttataaattaaaattaacttaaatatgttgaaaacatttttttagaaaaaaaaagctgGACAGGTTTGCAAATGAAAGTTACATTCAGGTTTCATAGAACTCAAACCAAGAAGAAAAATACACatcattacaattttattttcattatctttGTACTTTAAAACTTGGTATAGTTTGGTCCTTGTGCATGTTATTTTCCCTTTTGCATCCCTTTCATACATTAACTTCTGCCTTTTATAACAAGGAAGAAGAACTTTCCTCAAAATTTCTAAACCAAACCTCAGAGGTAAggaattttgaaaacaatgatATCCTAAGAATATAGGCAtgctaatttattttatgtccTACTAAAAATTTTCtgttaatatttgtaaaaaattcaaattcatagaaatattctaatgaaattacaatttttgtaagaaaattataGAAAAGGTCTTCTGAGATACGAAAGTATTTATTAAACTTTGTGTCTGTTTGTTAGAAGTAGACTTGTAAGGTGGGGattgcatccacttatatattctgaattgaccttatctctagtcagCGGTCCAATATCGGAAGGAACAAAATGTCCAAAAATGCAAACACTGGTtcatgttagaagtgagttttgAGCCTAACTCAAACCCataaaaccggcttgtaagataaggattgcacccacttatatattgtgaattggtgTTATCTTTAGTTGATGTGTGACTTCCAACCGTGTCCACTATTCAAAATTCTTATAATTGAGTTCATGTTTAATTGTTTTCATTAATAGAGAAATATGATTGTTATCTTATCTCTCGTCATCTTACTTATTTATCTTTAATggttaaaaaatgtgtaattttctggttaatataaaactatattatagacaatacaaaaacaataaataatttatattatttttaaatgtgttgAATAACAAGGAACTGTTCACTTACATAATAAGATAACAAGGAACGGTTATATTATTAGTTCACCTTGATTAACGATGACAAAATAACGtaataaataacaattacatcacttaattaataaaaagataaacgGAAgagacttaattaaaaatataaaaagttttaagtaaaaaatatttaataaaaatcaatttaaaattaaaatactcaaatttatgaaatatttaaaatttaatttaataaaaaattaaacttgatTTAGTTGAACTGAGTGTGTCatattgaatttattattattaaatatttaaaaataagagtAATATAACAAGTAGACTCATGAGTTATCTTAAAGTTTACAAGATATAGTCAtcttataaaacttttttatgaaTGGTAGTGTAAAAGGTGTCTAGGTGCATAGacttttcctcttcttcttctaatataattcaatttcaGAGAgatttttaagattattttccAATACAAAGAAATCATTATGtcctttattatatattatttaaactatTGCATACAGTAAAATAGTAATTCCTCCAATTCAAAATCTAGAAAAAAGGACTATGTTGTTATTTTCATATTCTGAATTCATAAAAACATACAATGATGAgagtttataattattaattgagaCAGTACAACTGAAGAAATTTTCACCCTAGAAGTACAATTTTTGTTCTTGAATATGATACACTGTTGGGTGGTGAAAAATGAGCAGGagaataaatttaatgtatttgataGATATGAGAATGTTGCAATAGATAAATAGATTCATTTAATAACAATAGAAATAAATGTGTTTCAAAGAAAGTTGACATAACATCTGCTGtagaaaaaaagataataaaattggTAGTTTGAGTACATGCAAGGAACACCAATAGAAAATCAAGAAGGAGCACAGATAGTATAGAGAGTGACTTTATATCTAAAAGTAGGGGAAAACAGATAAAAGTTATAGTCTATATACAGAAgaagttataaattatttagatGACAACAATTTATCTATTATGTAAAAATTACGTTACaacattttaatattgtatgatatattaaaagtatttaaaaataattttaattattttttgtaacgAAAAATtaggtgataaatttattatgtatatGGTAATCAAATCCAGAAATATTTTTCTCATTGATAAAACTGTTAAGATATTTAATCTTCCTAAGATGcatttaaatctaaataatactttacaattttagttttgaaaatgcTGATTTTACATCTTTATAATAACACAAATACTAAATAGTTATTAATATTGAAtacatcaattttaaatactttttatattttatatttcaacttctataattaatattataacacATTTAAACATTCATAATTTTGAGCATAAGATTTAAAGTTGATCTATAAACTTCATccaatcaaataattattacaaatgtGAACGAATTTTAACTGTATGTcaatgtataattatattttgggGGCATTTTTTGATATGCTGTTAGCATATTCCTATTAAGTAGAAATGCATGCTAAAAGTTTTgtcaaaaatgtattttattaagaagaaagggaaatgaagagagagaaaataaataacgtgaataaaaaaaaacaaaatgagacaagaaaaaaattatacgtCTACATATTTGGATAATCATAATTATGGTATAATAATAGTTAGTGCTTTAAAAGTATGTTCATAAAGAAAAATCTAATACATATTTGGACaaaaatttgtaatcttaaGACTTTCAATATATACTAAAAATCGTACATATTGGATTATTCGTGAGTTAGAAAAAAAGTTTGATGAacatcaaatttattttgaaaagaatagaatgttaaatataaataatgaatactatgatgtgataaaagaaagatgaaaaaaagaatagttcttagtaaaatatattttgacatACAGCTGTAAGACAGTGTGATGGCTTATGAGGGAAAGATAGAAACTGAATTCCAGTGTAACATGATTCAGGAAAGAGACAGAGAAGTACAAAgctgaaagaagaaaaaaaaattgatgattaaGATCAGAATATATGTTGctgttttaaaaatagatttagtTCTCACAATGATTGCTTGAATTAAGTATCGATAATTGCAAACCTGTGACCCATGCATGTATATATAGTAATCGGGATGGTATCCATGATTGTTCCCCAGGCGATGTGTTACTTCAAAGGAATAGTTAAAATTGACACTTACATACACCGAGTTCCTTTTCTTGATCCAATTTGATGATGAATTCGGATGCTTAAATACCACCAATCATAATATTGCAAAGTGTATTAAGTAACTATCAAACTGGGCATCGTCATATCAGCACTTTTGACAACATTTTTACAGAAACACAAAAGTAAACGAATTGAAAgtgatatacatatatatatatatatagagagagagagagatgacATGAGAAAAGAAACTATATATGACACGGATTAAGGTTCCTTTTTTTTCCTTGCGGGGTTACCAGAATAACAGAAGAAGTAGAAGGTGCAGAAGGGTTGTTTTGTTTCTAGTTCCAATTGAGTAGCTCCTCGATCATCTGCAGAGCGAGTGtatcctcttcttcttcctcttcttcttcttctacgaCTACTTCACTGTTTGCAGCAGTGTGATTAGCACCACTGTTGGGGGACCATGCTGATTCACCCTGGGTCTGCTTCTTGCCAAGCTCGACCCTCATGACCCAGCTGGAGCCAGAATGTGGTCCTGCACCTTTCTGCCACACTCCAATGTGGGAGTTATCAGCATCGAGCCTGAGACAGGTGAGGGAAGGGGCAGGGTCTTTGCAGTACTTTCTGAGCTTTGTGCTGAGGAGTTCGGAAAGAGCTTTGGGAGATAAGAAAGCGTTGTCAGAAGCAGCAGCAGAAGAAGTGGcagcggcggcggcggcggcggagTCAGGTTGAGGGTGGTTCTTTGAAGTGGGGAAGTTAGTCTTGGCATTCTGACCGTTCATCAAAATGGCTGCTTGATCATAAGCCCTTGCTGCAGCCTCAGCTGTCTCAAAGGTCCCAAGCCACACCCTTCTCTTGCTGCAGTGAggagaaataaataaagaaagagaaagaaaggattAGTAATAGATAAGAGGAagaacagaagaaaaa
It contains:
- the LOC114172002 gene encoding ethylene-responsive transcription factor SHINE 2-like; translated protein: MVQAKKFRGVRQRQWGSWVSEIRHPLLKRRVWLGTFETAEAAARAYDQAAILMNGQNAKTNFPTSKNHPQPDSAAAAAAATSSAAASDNAFLSPKALSELLSTKLRKYCKDPAPSLTCLRLDADNSHIGVWQKGAGPHSGSSWVMRVELGKKQTQGESAWSPNSGANHTAANSEVVVEEEEEEEEEDTLALQMIEELLNWN